GGCTCGATTCGCCGAACTTCAATCTTGTCACGAGTCCCGCCTTCGGCGGCAAGATTGGGTTGTTCCCAGGTCACGGGATTCTGGGCCTCGAACTCGACGTCACTCAGAGTGCTCCCCACATCAAACATCTCGATGAGGTGCCCGGTATTCATCTGAGCGTGACGAACATCGGGGCCCATGTGCTATTGCGGTATCCCGGGGTCACGTGGCAGCCCTATATCGGCGGCGGTCCAACTGTGCTGGTGGCCCGGCTCGGCAGTTCCGCGACGACGGAGTCGGACAGCCAAGTCTCGATCGGCGGCAACGTGCTGGCGGGGATTCGCACGTTTCTCACGCCTCAGGTTGCCCTGTTCACCGAGTATAAGTACACGGATTCGACCTTTCGATTCGGGGGAGCGTTCGGTCCGGTCGGCGGATTCGATGCCACCTATCGAGCACACCAAGTCTTTGTCGGGCTGTCGTACCATTTTTAGCGGGAGGCGGCTGCCGAGGCATGTATGAGGAGTTGTCATGTCCGAGGTACAGACAGGAGGTGTCAGATGATGGGAGCCATTCGATCGTTCCTGCGCAATGCGGTGGTGGGCGCGATCTTATTGAGTCCGGCTTCCTGCGCGCAGTCACTTCATCAAACCGAACGGCTCACGAGGCTCGATCAAGCCGTCAGCTACGGCTATGAGGAGCCCGGACCAGCGTACTTCGGACCGGCCTGGTGGCCGCTCGGGTACTACGGCTATCCGGGTTACGGCTGGTTCGGCGGGGGATCTGGAGCGACGGGGCGTCAGAGCGCCGGTTCGCCGACACCGAAACCGAGTCCACCGGCCAATGCACCGCCGCAATTCAAAAAGAAATGAGGCATGCGAGGCTGCGCCGTCTCGTGCTATGGTGCAACTTGCATCTTGTGGTTGCTCGACGTGCCGGCGGTCCGAACTCCGCTTCGCTCGGTGAGGAACCGAGTCGAAGGAGTGGAGTGTGCCCCGAGGTTCGTTTGGAAGTGTGATGATGTTCGTCGGTGCGTTCCTCTGGGGAGTCGCATGGACGGCCTATGCCGGTGACACCGAACTCATGGCGGTCGGCCTCCGGGGAGGCTTGAGCGTCAAGGGGAGTTCACCTCTTGGGGAAGAGCAACGCCGCGTCTTCGCCGCCGGCGATGCCCTCGCAATGTGGCGCTTGCCGTGGAGTTGGTACGGCGCTTCCGGATGGGGTGTCGGCACGCGGCTTCTCGCGAGTGTCGGCGTGTTGGAAGGAGAAGGGGCAACGGCGGGCGTGCTCACGGCCGTCCCCTTGATTGCATTCGGCGATCGGGACGGGCGCGTGACATTGGACGCCGGGGCCGGAGGCGCGTTGCTCACTCGGCACCGATTCGGTCTTCAAGACTTCGGCGGGCCGTTCCAATTCGTCGGCACTGCCGGACTCAGCGCAGTCCTCATCCACCCTTTCACCGTGGGTTACCGTTTTCAGCACTACTCGGATGGCACGATCTACGGCCGCGACAGCCGCGGAGTCGATCTGCACATGATTGAGTGGACCTATCGATTCTAGCCGCCCTCAGTGTTCTCACTCCCGCCGATTTTCTTCCGAAACAGCCGAAGGTCGAAGAGATCTTCTGGACTCTTCGGCATCGACGACTCATCGAATCGACGATGCAGGATTTGTCCAGCGGTGACTGTCGTAATGTGAGACAAGGGTTTCGCTGAGCGGTGGTGTCGGCTCTCCTTTTTCCGCAATCCCTCGCCGTATCTCATTTCGTACATCGTGTATCTACTTGGATAAATATCCATCGCCCCAGATGATGAGCAGCTGCCGATGTTCGCTCTCGGGCCCGTGTGACGGCAATGCGGTTTGTCTACCACTCCGCGTCGCGATAGCTGCGCCGACGAATTCTCGCCAGCCGCTTACTGCAGTACCAAAGGAGCGCGCGGTGCGATCCTGCCGCCGATGCGGCCTGCGGCTTGGTTTGAGATCTCCAGATATTTCCCACCATTCAGGAGCAACAATGGCAAGCATCCTGCAGATATCGCCGGCAATTAGAGCTGTCGGTCCAAGACGAGCTTGCAGTGGCCGGATGGTCCGATCAATATTCCGGCCCGTTTTGCCGCTACGTATTGTTCGCGCCTATCGAGTGGGGAGGACCTCATGCGTTCATGTACTCTTGTCGTCACAGGACTCGTTGCCGTGCTGTCGGCTCTTGCGCCGGGCCAGCCGAAGGCCTTTGCGCAGACGGTCACACCGTTTCAGCTTGTCGGGCATATCGAACAATTCTCGCTCGATAATCCCGCCGATAAGCTGACCGGGGCCAAGATGACCGTCAACGGCATCCAGGTTGTTCTGCCGAAGAACCTCGTGGTGCAACTGCCGGCCGCATACTTCACGCCGCAGCAGATCTTTGAGAAGGCCCAAGGTGTATCGAAGAAATACCATGAGTCCGGTCTGGCCTTGAGCGACAAGTTTCCGCCGCTGGCTGCGTTCGAAGCATCCATCGACGGCAATATTGTGGACGGCGTCTACCTCGCCGGCTTGGTCTCGATTTCTCAGCAGGCATTGAACGTGGGCGCTGGGTTCATCCACCAGATTGATGTGACGACCGGGGTGATCTGCGTCGGCGCCAGCAAGACGGCGACGGTGTGTAGTGCCGGCGACACGCGAATCAGGCTCAACGATCCGGCCCTTGATGTATCCGATCCCTTTCCCGGAGACGGTCGCTATGGCTTGCCAAATCCTGCGCCGCCCGCAATCGGTGCCGACAATCCGGACTCCCGCTTTCCCGATCCGCGGTTCACGGTGGATCAGGGGAACCCGACCGTCCATGCCCTCACCGGATATCCCATGTGCGTGCCCCGCTCACCCAGTGATAACGAATGTCCTGCCGCCAATCGGCCCGCCGAGGGGACGTTCGTCATGGACACAGTCGATCTTGTGCCACCGACGAGATTCGGTGCCGATGTTATCAAGGCCTGTCCGGCTTGTGATGCGACGAAGCAGGCGCCTCTGAAAGTCGGAGACTATGTGACGTTCGGCGGTACGTTGGCCAATGGTGCGCAGGGACGTTTTGTTTCCGTGCACACGCTGGTGGTCAACGTCGGCATTTATACGAAGCCGGGCGGACGCGCCTATGTGACGTTGGAAGAATCGCTGCTCGGGACCAAAGGGCCCGTGGCACAGTGCGGTGCTGCAGCGGAATGTCAGGACCGTCTGAAGGTCGAAGGATTCACGACCGATCCGACCAGATCCGTGAGCGTCTATGCCGTCGACGTAGCGCCCGGCGGGACACCGAAGACCCGTCTCCTGCACAGCACCGACAAAGTTCAGGCCGTCTTCGGTCGGTTCCGGTATACGCCGCCGCTCACGTCCGCAGCGTTATTCGATATCAATGGAGTCCTGAAGGGGGCGACCAGGGAACTGATGGTACGCATCGACAATCCAGGCCCGCTGCTCGACGGTAGTGATATTCCCGGTGGACCCAAATCGGCCCATGGTCTCACCGCCGGCATCTATGTCGCACCGGTGGGGGAGTACATCTTCCCTGAGCCGACAGGCGTTCAGGGTGGAGACCAGCCGGCGCTAAATTTTCAATGTCTGGCCTTTCTCGCTCAAGGATGGGCGCTGCCGGACAGCGGATTGCCGAATATCCCTCGGCTGACGCCTTGGCCGGGCAAGGCAGCGCCGCTCTTTTCCTGTACCGACTAGCATTCATTTCAAACCCATTAGGCTTTGGAGACTACGACGATGCGAGTTGAGCGAGTCTGTCTACGGAAGGATTCCGGAGCGCCCTCACCGATGGCCGTGGGGCCTACGACACTATCCCGAGTGCGTTGGCGGGGCGGGCGGCCAAAAGCGCTCGGTACCATGGCGCTGGTGGGACTGATCAGCTTGGTGGGCGCCGGTTGTGTCACGCACCAGGCGCCTCAATCGCAGGTTGTGCACAAGCCTGTCTGCGAGCGGACGATCACCGCCGACGTCGTTGCGCTGGACCAGGTCTATTACTACAACCGGTTCGGATCCTTTAATCCCGCGGGCATCATGTATGCGTTGCGGAAAGATGTCGTCCTGGCCGATGAGCGCGATGCCGGAGGCGAGCGCAAGCATGAGCCCGAGAATAAGGAATTGGACCTGTTGAATGGAGACCTGGACCAGTGGCCCAACGAGGTCGAACAGGCGATCTCTTCCGAACCAGGCCCTGATGATCTTAAACTGGTCGGACGGGTGAAACTCCGTTCCGACAAACGTCCGCGGCCGCTGGTGCTGCGTGCCAATGAAGGGGACTGCCTGCAGGTCAGGATGACGAATCTGCTGGCGCCGAGCGCTGGTGGTCAGGAGCTGATGCTGGATCCAGAGCGGCGATTGACCCATCCGGAGAAGCGCCTGGTGGTATCGAACGATGGGGATGAGCCTACGACCCGCCATGCCTCCATGCATGTCAATGGATTGAGCCTGGTGGATTCGATCGATTCGCTCGGCGCGAACGTCGGTAGAAACGGTTGGCACGATCAGTCGGGGAACAAGACGGACGGCCGCTGCTCCGCCGATCCGGTCGATTTTGGGAAAGATTTGTGCGCGCTGGCCGCACCGGGCGAAACCCGCATCTACACGTGGTATGCGAAAAAGGAAGGCACCTACTTCTTCTATTCAATGGCCGCGCCTGCGGGAGGAGAGGGAGACGGCGGGCAGTTGGGA
This region of Nitrospiraceae bacterium genomic DNA includes:
- a CDS encoding porin family protein, translating into MVHARSIRNQIFLGFLVLLINLILCSSRLHAEWYVAGQIGVNFADPLRNVRGSGALAGLDSPNFNLVTSPAFGGKIGLFPGHGILGLELDVTQSAPHIKHLDEVPGIHLSVTNIGAHVLLRYPGVTWQPYIGGGPTVLVARLGSSATTESDSQVSIGGNVLAGIRTFLTPQVALFTEYKYTDSTFRFGGAFGPVGGFDATYRAHQVFVGLSYHF
- a CDS encoding acyloxyacyl hydrolase, yielding MPRGSFGSVMMFVGAFLWGVAWTAYAGDTELMAVGLRGGLSVKGSSPLGEEQRRVFAAGDALAMWRLPWSWYGASGWGVGTRLLASVGVLEGEGATAGVLTAVPLIAFGDRDGRVTLDAGAGGALLTRHRFGLQDFGGPFQFVGTAGLSAVLIHPFTVGYRFQHYSDGTIYGRDSRGVDLHMIEWTYRF